ATGACGGGCCAACAAATTACGGAAGCAGGCCCATATCCCATTCAAATTAGACATTTGGGCCAGCCCTGTTGCATGTCCTTAGAATCTCAGTAAACTAAGTACAATCAGGCCCAAAAGCCATCTAACTGGAAAGAAATAACTAACtcccctgttttttttttttctgttattATAGGTAGTTGCTGGGCATTCTCAACGGTAGCAACCGTAGAAGCCATCAACCAGATTGTGACAGGCAACTTGACCTCCTTGTCCGAACAAGAGCTCGTCGACTGTGACCGAGCCGTTGATCAAGGATGCAACGGCGGTCTCATGGACAACGCCTTCCAATTCATCCTCGAGAACGGTGGTTTAGACACTGAGGAAGATTATCCTTACAAGGGTGTTGATGGCCAATGTGATGCTAATAGGGTAcgtgaatttgactaaattttAGTACTATCTCCGTTCCTAAATGgtctttacgcttactatttgcatGGTAATTAAGAAATTTTGgcatgtgatggtggggtaaaATGAGTGGTTATAAACTGTCCAATATTAATATTAGTTATGGTAGGCCAAATGAGagtaaaaatagaataaagtagatGGTAAAGAACATTCAgtaacggactaaaacggaaaacgtaaagaattttaaggaatagAGGTAGCACTATATTACCTTAACGGTTCTGTTCTCTTTATTTCCACTTGaccaagtataatttataattaaataagttttgataaggtCGAAAAAAATCAAGTGAATAGAAAGTAGCACTCTTAAATTTTGATTAACATATTGTAAATTATTTATCTTTGCTAAAGCATTTTTTTTACTTTCGATTTTCAGAAGAACAAGAAAGTTGTGACTATTGATAGCTATGAAGATGTCCAGCCATACAGCGAGAAAGCTTTGAAGAAAGCTGTTGCTCACCAGCCCGTAAGCGTTGCCATTGAGGCTAGTGGCAGAGCTCTCCAGCTTTACCAATCGGTAAGGATTTTTTCACTCGTTCTTGGTTAAAATTTTCAGCTTTTTATCTATCATAGTAAAAGAAATGTTATAGAATTTGGCCTTGTTACATGGTACATAGGGATGGGCATGAGTCAAGGACCCGACCTAGATCCTTTAGGGTGTAGGTCCGATTGTTTGAGACTGTTGGATTTGGGTCTAATATTCTCAGACTCAGACCCATTCCAAATCTGACCTATAGACccatttattattaaaatatatgAATATAACTTGGTTTTAGGCATATTTTCGACTTTGGATTGCAATGGAAGTAATATTTACTCCGTATTAACTTATGAATTTTATGTACATTTCCTAATCTATCTTAACGACATACAAAATGATGGTCAAATTATTGGATTAGAAAAAAATTTAGACACAATATTATATAAGTAAACTTTCAAGACCAATTTCATACTCTAGACCGCCGGACCTATTGGAtctgaaattttcaaactcaGTGGATCTTGGTCCATATGAAAGACATAGTTTAGGACTGTTCCAGACCCGCCATAACTATTGGATCTGGCCCATCTGGGTATGGATCTAAAATTTTCAAACCCAGTGGATCTAGGGCTGATTTTGGTCCCAATATGAAAGATATGGGGTCAGGGCCGCCCGAGACCCGCCCTATGCCCATCCTATTAGTAATACTAATTTGGTATGCATAGGAGAAATACTCTAGGAAATCAGTAAAAAGTATGTGATTTTAATCAATTCTTTGGTTTGCTTCTCTTGGAATGCAGGGTGTTTTCACTGGCCATTGTGGGACGAACCTCGACCACGCGGTGGTCGTTGTAGGATACGGAACAGAGAACGGAATAGACTATTGGATAGTAAGGAACTCATGGGGAAACGGATGGGGGGAGGAAGGATACATTAGGCTACGCCGTAACGTCCATAAACTCACCGGAAAATGTGGGATAGTTATGCAACCATCTTACCCAGTTAAGCAAACTCAGAACCCCATCAAGCTTTTCTCGGATATCGAAAGTGATGAAGGGATTGTAAGCAGCACTTGATCAAGGGAAAAAAAATACTAGAGATTATTTATGGAAGTTGCTAAATTAATACACTTGTTTAGCGATCTTAATTCATGATTAATGATTCCTGTTTTAGTATTATTAATAGGAGCCTGCTGCATGGCTAGCTGCCTCTATTTGTGTATAGCTTTAAGTTAAATTTGCATCATCAGCTAAGGGAGGGGGAAAAAAAGCAGATGTTGTAAGATTTAGAAGTTTGACTTTCAGTTTTTAGTAATGGAagtttcttaattaattagtcTTTGAATTCCTCTGATTTTTCACTACTATTGTCCTCAATTCTGCATTATTATGTCGATCAGTTAATCAGAAGAATAGAAATGCAACAACTGGTGATTTGTTAATGTGTTTGCCACCTTAAAAAGTCACATTGTATTGGGGTGCGAATGAGTTGATACGTTTATGGACTACTTGTAAACAAACtctgtcaattttttttttataaagttaAATTAACAAGCTTCAACAAAAACTAGCTCGTTAAGTAAACGAACCAAACTCGAACAACTTCATGTGCGACTTATAAAGTTCGTGAACAACTCGTTTAAGTTCTTTTGTAATATTGCTCATATTTGAGTATAAATCGTTTAAAACTTGTTAAAGCTTGAAACAATATCTAACATTTTAAAACTACTTTTAGTATCTTTCTATATCTTTTGAATGAAAATTAAAGTTTTTGTTACGTAATTAAAATTTGGCAAATTTATCAAAAAGGacattttataactcaaattttgcgagaaagggccttatataatatttttttgtgaaatcacaccttaatgtaaatttttttgcgggaaaggacctaagggaagtttccgACATTGACAAAGTTTTTCCAGTCATTGACTTGCGCGTGAGCAGCACATGTGTCTTAAgttggctaaagacactgattttcccgagtcttgaattttttattttgattttttttcaactttaggttttaaaccttagaattttggaggaaaattagGTGTgcttagcaaaataaagccacacgtgcttctcacgtgcaagtcaatggccggaaaagctcggTCAATGTCCGAAACTTACTTTtcgttgtctttcgcaaaaaaatttacattaaggtgtgatttcacaattatataaggtcctttctcctaaaatttgggttataaaatgtCCTTTTAGCAAATTTGCCTTAAAATCTAGCTTTAGATTTTTATTAAAGAAAGATTGGAAAACTAGCTTGAATCAAattaaatagaaataaaaaatttggGCCTTAAAGGTAACTTAAGGCTCGATTTATGCTCGTTGTAGCTCGAGGTCAAACTCGAAATGCAATCAAACACGTTCTTGATTAAAAGGTTGAACAAACCAAATTCTTAACGAGCGAGCTCGAACAAGAATTTATAAAAGCTAATTCAATCCCGATTTAGCTCAGACAAGAATTTTGAAAAGCTCATGCAAGCACAAACAATAATAATTCTTATCAACCTTAGCTCAAAAAGACTATAATTCGGCTTTGTTCGACTCGTTTGCAGCCCTACTTTGTATATGGGAATGTAAGTACTAGAAGCTAATGCAAATTTGAGCCATGTTAGAGAGACTGAGACTTCTTATAAAATAAATGGGATTGTGGTCTGTTTAATTCTTACCGGAAAAGAGGGATCGGTGTGTAGATTAACCTGCTAAGTTTGAGTAATAGATCATGAAAAAGTGGAGATGCAATCAAATACGTTCGTGATTAAAAGGTTGAACAAACCAAATTTTTAACGAGCGAGCTCGAACAAGAATTTATAAAAGCTAATTCAATCCCGATTTAGCTCAgacaaaaaatttgaaaagcTCGTGCAAGCACAAACAATAATAATTCTTATCAACCTTAACTCAAAAAGATTTTATCATCCTTAGCTCAAAAAGACTATAATTCGGCTTTGTTTATTTCTTACCGGAAAAAAGGGATCGGTGTGTAGATTAACCTGCTAAGTTTGAGTAATAGATCATGAAAAAGTGGAGATGCGGGGTATCGATCCCCGTACCTCTCGCATGCTAAGCGAGCGCTCTACCATCTGAGCTACATCCCCGTACTGATAAAGGCGTCCTGTTTAGCACTATAATAAACAATAAAGCATTATAAAAGCAGCACTGATAAAGTGGTAGTACTCTTTTAAGAGTATGGGCCCAAAAGACCCAGAGATAATGAAAATTAATGGGCCCACTAATTATGTTCATGGATAATCTTTGTAAACAAAAAAAGACTTGACTAGTTTATACTCCATTTTGTACCATTTGGATGTCATTTAAGGAGCGATTTATTTATGTAAAGGGAAAATAGCGGGAAATTTTTTAATGGCAGAGTCATATGTGTCATCTTAGGATTTAGGGGCCTTTCTTTTAGTATAACTAGTTTTTTACTCTGTACGATGTACGGGTTATGCATAACATAAGGTAACGCAAGGCACCAATAAATGATAGAAATGTaagttttgataatttattttatatatattagcGGTAACAATGGTATACAATACGTACATACATTTGCaacctttttattttctaaattttcTATCAGCCAAATAGTATTGTACCAAAAGACATTGCTACACATTATAAGTAACACGTTACGTACAATATGTTAAATTATGAATATAGACCACGTGGTTTGTTAAGGGACTAACCGATTTTCGAGTTTAAGTTTAGAGTACAAAATTATCAAATTGTGTTTGGCTTAAATCCAAAAGTAATATCATCCGTTTTAGTCGCGTGTAGCCGTTGCAAGTACTGCATTTATCACTATcaaatttattaaatttcacAATTCACATATTTTGCATGTTAACACAACAATATTGATAAATCTCATAATTTGTCATATTTAAATCACTGCATTTAGATAGTGAACCGAAACACGGAAAAATAGGAAATTAGGAGATCCTTAACAACATATTAATACCATCTCTCGCATATTCCCAAACCTTGCAATTTCTACAGCAACATACAATTATTTGCTAAGCCATCTCAACTGAGTGCAAGTCATGTATTGTCAATTTGGAAAAATCCTTTATTATGTAAACAAAGCCAACGTTTTCCTATAATTAACGGTAttacattaaaattaaaaccttaaatCTTCCCTCAAAAACTAAAGCATCGAActcaaataagcaaaaaattcaaaatgagaAGTACAAAATTTTAACAATTGACATTGATATTTAGGAAATCAGAAGAGGAATTTTATCAGAAGATTGTTAATCCTTTGTGGTAGATAATGGAGTatgatttaaaaaaaatctaatgaaatagggaaaattttctttcatttacatgaccaacaaataaaaaataatttatatcTAGCGGATGGCGTGCACAGCTACAATAGGaaaattcttcaaaatcatCCACGATCTTTGTCCTATTACTCTTCAATTCCTCTACAACACCTTCTCCTTAAAAGAGCAAAAATTATAAGGTTTATCAATAATACGAAAAgttgaaataaaaaaattaatacgaaaccttttttaataacatgcaggaataaattttgaacttttGGCTTTGAGGTAGAAATGATTCTAACCGAATTTCTTAAAGCCAGTTAAATCTAAATTGGAAAGGTAAAATCAAAATTAAGAATTGTAAATTGAGAACTAAAATATCCAATTATTTAAGTGATAGACTTTAAAAGAATTTA
This genomic stretch from Spinacia oleracea cultivar Varoflay chromosome 3, BTI_SOV_V1, whole genome shotgun sequence harbors:
- the LOC110778225 gene encoding cysteine proteinase COT44, whose translation is MKFRSSSAVLTTVLVTFLLSHLASATAVPARTDAEVMGLYQKWQAHHGKARNGLPSPDDQKRFEIFKDNLYFVDEHNSVDPDRSYKVGLNKFADLTNEEYRSMFLGNRPARPYTQRQKVSHRYRPRPGDRLPKAVDWRKLGAVNDVKDQGQCGSCWAFSTVATVEAINQIVTGNLTSLSEQELVDCDRAVDQGCNGGLMDNAFQFILENGGLDTEEDYPYKGVDGQCDANRKNKKVVTIDSYEDVQPYSEKALKKAVAHQPVSVAIEASGRALQLYQSGVFTGHCGTNLDHAVVVVGYGTENGIDYWIVRNSWGNGWGEEGYIRLRRNVHKLTGKCGIVMQPSYPVKQTQNPIKLFSDIESDEGIVSST